The following proteins are encoded in a genomic region of Streptomyces gobiensis:
- a CDS encoding rhodanese-like domain-containing protein: MQFGALPAVEVGDVPADGFVLDVREDDEWAAGHAEGALHVPMSGFVARLGEVTEQAGDQRIFVVCRVGGRSAQVTQYLVGQGFDAVNVEGGMQAWEAAGRPLVGDVDPAYVL, from the coding sequence ATGCAGTTTGGGGCGTTGCCTGCGGTGGAGGTCGGGGATGTTCCGGCCGATGGGTTCGTGCTGGATGTCCGGGAGGACGATGAGTGGGCGGCCGGGCACGCTGAGGGTGCGCTGCATGTGCCGATGTCCGGCTTTGTCGCCCGCCTCGGTGAGGTGACGGAGCAGGCCGGGGACCAGCGGATTTTTGTGGTCTGCCGGGTGGGTGGCCGCTCCGCGCAGGTGACTCAGTATTTGGTGGGGCAGGGGTTTGACGCCGTGAACGTTGAGGGGGGCATGCAGGCCTGGGAAGCGGCCGGGCGGCCGTTGGTGGGGGACGTGGATCCGGCTTACGTGCTCTGA
- a CDS encoding acyl-CoA dehydrogenase family protein translates to MDFSFTEEQQAAVEAARAVFSGVAPDGVPSPTLVPGAVDPDFDRALWGKLADAGLISLPIDPDPIALCLVLRESAKVLARVPLLETGAAALAIRLYGSEALRDGLLPRIARGEAAVTVAAHGRTGHEPAERAVVARREGDAWLLDGVQTAVPYARTCDHVLIPAHTPEGRAVLALIPRTAEGLTLASQVSTSGEPYAELHLDTVRTDPGSMITAEGAADWLHRLLATGTCALALGLGEMVLLMTSEYTSKREQFGFPVATFQAVAMQAADRYIDLRAMEATLWQAAWRLAPTEVAVAKIWAAEGVRRTVQTAQHLHGGLGSDTDYPLHRYHAWAKQLELSLGPAAAHEETLGELLAAQST, encoded by the coding sequence GTGGACTTCAGCTTCACCGAGGAGCAGCAGGCGGCCGTCGAGGCGGCCCGGGCCGTCTTCTCCGGCGTCGCCCCCGACGGCGTGCCCAGCCCTACCCTGGTGCCGGGCGCGGTGGACCCGGACTTCGACCGCGCCCTGTGGGGCAAGCTCGCCGACGCGGGCCTCATCAGCCTGCCGATCGACCCCGACCCCATCGCGCTCTGTCTGGTCCTGCGCGAATCGGCGAAGGTACTGGCCCGGGTGCCCCTGCTGGAAACCGGCGCCGCCGCGCTCGCCATCCGCCTGTACGGCTCCGAGGCGCTGCGCGACGGGCTGCTGCCCCGTATCGCCCGGGGCGAGGCGGCCGTCACCGTCGCCGCGCACGGCCGCACCGGCCATGAACCGGCCGAACGCGCGGTCGTGGCCCGCCGGGAGGGCGACGCCTGGCTCCTGGACGGCGTCCAGACCGCCGTACCCTACGCCCGTACCTGCGACCACGTACTCATCCCCGCGCACACCCCGGAGGGCCGCGCGGTCCTCGCCCTGATCCCCCGCACCGCCGAGGGCCTGACCCTCGCCTCCCAGGTCTCCACCAGCGGTGAACCCTATGCCGAGCTCCACCTCGATACGGTCCGTACCGACCCCGGCTCCATGATCACCGCCGAGGGCGCCGCCGACTGGCTGCACCGGCTGCTGGCCACCGGCACCTGTGCGCTGGCGCTCGGTCTGGGCGAGATGGTGCTGCTGATGACCAGCGAATACACCAGCAAACGCGAACAGTTCGGCTTCCCTGTCGCCACTTTCCAGGCGGTCGCCATGCAGGCCGCCGACCGCTATATCGACCTACGGGCGATGGAAGCCACGCTATGGCAGGCGGCCTGGCGGCTGGCCCCCACCGAGGTCGCCGTAGCGAAGATCTGGGCCGCCGAGGGGGTACGCCGTACGGTCCAGACCGCCCAGCATCTGCACGGCGGCCTCGGCTCGGACACCGACTATCCGCTGCACCGCTACCACGCCTGGGCCAAGCAGCTGGAACTCTCCCTGGGCCCCGCCGCGGCCCACGAGGAAACCCTCGGCGAGCTACTGGCAGCTCAGAGCACGTAA
- a CDS encoding 2Fe-2S iron-sulfur cluster-binding protein translates to MFHPLRVAEVEQLTDDSVAVTFAVPPQLRETFRHTPGQHLNLRRIADGEEIRRSYSICTAATADPVLRIGIRLIEDGSFSTFALKELAVGDTVEVMPPMGRFVLEPRPGHFAAIVGGSGITPVLSIATTLLEREPTARFCLIRSDRTVAAAMFLEEVADLKDRFPDRFQLVHTFSREEQQTGLPSGRLDTERLAALLPALLPVTEVDGWFLCGPYGLIQGAQRALTGLGVAEDRIHQEIFHAADAPAAPRTWTSPGGSTVTATLDGRSGSWPVQDGETVLETVLRNRADAPYACKGGVCGTCRVRLLSGEVRMDRNFALEREELDAGYVLACQSHPVTGSVEVDFDA, encoded by the coding sequence ATCTTTCATCCGCTCCGGGTCGCCGAGGTCGAACAGCTCACCGATGACTCCGTGGCCGTCACTTTCGCGGTGCCGCCACAGCTGCGGGAAACCTTCCGCCACACCCCCGGCCAGCACCTCAACCTGCGCCGGATCGCCGACGGCGAGGAGATACGGCGCTCCTACTCCATCTGCACCGCGGCCACCGCCGACCCGGTCCTGCGGATCGGCATCCGGCTGATCGAGGACGGCTCCTTCTCCACCTTCGCCCTCAAGGAGCTCGCCGTCGGCGACACCGTCGAGGTCATGCCGCCTATGGGCCGCTTCGTCCTTGAGCCGCGCCCCGGGCACTTCGCCGCCATTGTCGGCGGCAGCGGCATCACCCCGGTGCTCTCCATCGCCACGACCCTGCTGGAGCGCGAGCCCACCGCCCGCTTCTGCCTCATCCGCAGCGACCGCACCGTGGCGGCGGCGATGTTCCTGGAGGAGGTCGCCGACCTCAAGGACCGCTTCCCCGACCGCTTCCAGCTGGTGCACACCTTCTCCCGTGAGGAACAGCAGACGGGCCTGCCCTCCGGACGGCTGGACACGGAGCGGCTCGCCGCGCTGCTCCCGGCGCTGCTGCCGGTGACGGAGGTCGACGGCTGGTTCCTGTGCGGGCCGTATGGACTCATTCAGGGCGCGCAGCGGGCGCTGACCGGACTCGGGGTGGCCGAAGACCGTATCCACCAGGAGATCTTCCATGCCGCCGACGCCCCGGCGGCCCCCCGTACCTGGACCTCGCCCGGCGGCTCCACGGTGACCGCGACCCTGGACGGCCGCAGCGGCAGCTGGCCGGTCCAGGACGGCGAAACGGTACTGGAAACGGTGCTGCGCAACCGCGCTGACGCCCCGTACGCCTGCAAGGGCGGGGTCTGCGGCACCTGCCGGGTGCGGCTGCTGAGCGGCGAGGTGCGGATGGACCGTAACTTCGCGCTGGAGCGGGAGGAGCTGGACGCGGGCTATGTGCTGGCCTGCCAGTCCCATCCGGTGACCGGGTCCGTCGAGGTGGACTTCGACGCCTGA